The following coding sequences are from one Streptomyces venezuelae window:
- a CDS encoding GntR family transcriptional regulator, translating to MTAPVVHSLREQIREHIVEGIVSGRWKPGERIVERRIAVELEVSQTPVREALRELETLRLIESAPNKGVRVRNLTAADLEESYPVRAGLEAIAAELAAERLAEDCSALEPHVAALYEADRASDGTAQVRHTVGFHRELVRAADNSVLLHTWEGLGIEVFTALSIRWLGTVQQSYAEEHEALVSAFRRRDPAIADLVKSHVLGCAPRA from the coding sequence ATGACCGCGCCCGTCGTTCACTCGCTGCGCGAACAGATCCGCGAGCACATCGTGGAGGGGATCGTCAGCGGGCGCTGGAAGCCGGGCGAGCGCATCGTGGAGCGTCGCATCGCGGTGGAACTGGAGGTCTCCCAGACCCCTGTCCGTGAGGCGCTGCGCGAGCTGGAGACGCTCCGCCTCATCGAGTCGGCGCCCAACAAGGGGGTGCGCGTACGCAACTTGACCGCCGCCGACCTGGAGGAGAGCTACCCGGTCCGTGCGGGTCTGGAGGCCATCGCCGCCGAGCTGGCGGCCGAGCGGCTCGCCGAGGACTGCTCGGCCCTGGAGCCCCACGTGGCGGCCCTCTACGAGGCGGACCGTGCCTCGGACGGCACGGCCCAGGTGCGGCACACCGTCGGTTTCCACCGCGAGCTGGTGCGCGCCGCGGACAACTCGGTCCTCCTGCACACCTGGGAGGGCCTCGGCATCGAGGTCTTCACGGCGCTCTCCATCCGCTGGCTGGGGACGGTCCAGCAGTCGTACGCGGAGGAGCACGAGGCCCTGGTCTCCGCCTTCCGGCGCCGTGACCCGGCCATCGCGGACCTGGTCAAGTCCCATGTGCTGGGGTGCGCGCCGCGCGCGTGA
- a CDS encoding leucyl aminopeptidase, with translation MTALTLSTAAATGLRADAIVVGVAKGAGSKGGLVVAPGAEAVDKAYDGKLASVLETLGASGGEGEVTKLPAPSGFKAPVVVAVGLGEVPEKDETYGTDALRRAAGAAARALTGSKKAAFALPVEEPADAGALAEGALLGAYSFDAYKGQADAKAAKKNGKDAKAPLAEVALLGGKPRDKAYKAAVERAVAVAEELNRARDLVNTPPNDLSPEAFAAVAQAAAKEHGIKVQVLDEKALTKGGYGGILGVGAGSDAPPRLVKLSYTSSKAKKHLAFVGKGITYDSGGISLKPAGHNETMKCDMAGAAAVFAAVVAAARLGLEVNVTGWLALAENMPSGSATRPGDVLRMYSGKTVEVLNTDAEGRLVLADAIAKASEEQPDAIVDVATLTGAMMVALGNRTFGIMSNDDAFRASVHEIAEEVGEPSWPMPLPTDLRKGMDSPTADIANMGERMGGGLVAGLFLKEFVGEGITWAHLDIAGPAFHEGAPYGYTPKGGTGSAVRTLVRLAEHTAAGDLG, from the coding sequence GTGACTGCTCTGACTCTCAGCACCGCCGCCGCGACCGGCCTGCGTGCCGACGCGATCGTCGTCGGTGTCGCGAAGGGCGCTGGATCCAAGGGTGGCCTGGTCGTCGCCCCCGGCGCCGAGGCCGTGGACAAGGCGTACGACGGCAAGCTCGCGTCCGTCCTGGAGACCCTCGGCGCCTCGGGCGGCGAGGGTGAGGTGACGAAGCTCCCCGCGCCGTCCGGCTTCAAGGCCCCGGTCGTCGTCGCGGTGGGTCTCGGCGAGGTCCCGGAGAAGGACGAGACGTACGGCACGGACGCCCTGCGCCGCGCCGCCGGTGCCGCCGCGCGCGCCCTCACCGGTTCGAAGAAGGCCGCGTTCGCGCTGCCCGTCGAGGAGCCCGCGGACGCCGGCGCGCTGGCCGAGGGCGCCCTGCTCGGCGCCTACTCGTTCGACGCGTACAAGGGCCAGGCCGACGCCAAGGCCGCGAAGAAGAACGGCAAGGACGCCAAGGCGCCGCTCGCCGAGGTCGCCCTGCTCGGCGGCAAGCCCCGCGACAAGGCGTACAAGGCCGCCGTCGAGCGCGCCGTCGCCGTCGCCGAGGAGCTCAACCGCGCCCGCGACCTGGTGAACACCCCGCCGAACGACCTCAGCCCCGAGGCCTTCGCCGCCGTCGCCCAGGCCGCGGCCAAGGAGCACGGCATCAAGGTCCAGGTCCTGGACGAGAAGGCCCTCACCAAGGGCGGCTACGGCGGCATCCTCGGCGTCGGCGCCGGTTCGGACGCCCCGCCGCGCCTGGTGAAGCTCTCGTACACGAGCTCGAAGGCGAAGAAGCACCTCGCCTTCGTCGGCAAGGGCATCACGTACGACTCGGGCGGCATCTCGCTGAAGCCCGCCGGTCACAACGAGACCATGAAGTGCGACATGGCCGGTGCCGCCGCGGTCTTCGCCGCCGTCGTCGCCGCCGCGCGCCTCGGCCTCGAGGTGAACGTCACCGGCTGGCTGGCGCTCGCCGAGAACATGCCGTCCGGCTCCGCGACCCGCCCCGGCGACGTCCTGCGGATGTACAGCGGCAAGACCGTCGAGGTCCTCAACACCGACGCCGAGGGCCGCCTGGTCCTGGCCGACGCCATCGCCAAGGCCTCCGAGGAGCAGCCGGACGCGATCGTCGACGTCGCGACCCTGACCGGCGCCATGATGGTGGCGCTGGGCAACCGCACCTTCGGCATCATGTCCAACGACGACGCGTTCCGCGCCTCGGTCCACGAGATCGCCGAGGAGGTCGGCGAGCCGTCCTGGCCGATGCCGCTCCCCACCGACCTGCGCAAGGGCATGGACTCTCCCACCGCGGACATCGCCAACATGGGCGAGCGCATGGGCGGCGGCCTGGTCGCCGGTCTCTTCCTGAAGGAGTTCGTCGGCGAGGGCATCACCTGGGCCCACCTCGACATCGCGGGCCCGGCCTTCCACGAGGGCGCCCCCTACGGCTACACCCCCAAGGGCGGCACCGGCTCCGCCGTCCGCACCCTGGTCCGGCTCGCCGAGCACACCGCCGCGGGCGACCTGGGCTGA
- a CDS encoding adenosylcobinamide-GDP ribazoletransferase encodes MSRTSPADGIRFAFGTLTALPVRLTRWDRTAARAGMQCAPLAGLVVGLCAAGVGGALTALGAGPLLAATATAAAPAALTRGLHLDGLADTADGLGSAKPADDALRIMKQSDIGPFGVITLLFVLLAQVAVLFQLYEASWARGAFAAVVSATAARLALTVAARDGVPPARPEGLGAAVAGVVPRARAAGVAVLVVAAAAGAGLLFGPAGAVRGAAAVVLALGAAELLLRHCVRRFGGVTGDVFGGLAETAATGTLIVLALG; translated from the coding sequence GTGTCCAGAACCTCCCCCGCCGACGGCATACGTTTCGCCTTCGGCACCCTCACCGCGCTGCCCGTCCGCCTCACCCGATGGGACCGCACGGCCGCCCGCGCCGGCATGCAGTGCGCGCCCCTCGCGGGACTGGTCGTCGGCCTCTGCGCGGCGGGCGTCGGCGGCGCCCTGACGGCCCTCGGCGCGGGCCCCCTGCTCGCCGCCACCGCGACCGCGGCGGCCCCCGCCGCCCTCACCCGCGGCCTGCACCTCGACGGGCTCGCCGACACCGCCGACGGCCTCGGCAGCGCCAAGCCCGCCGACGACGCGCTGCGCATCATGAAGCAGTCCGACATCGGCCCCTTCGGCGTCATCACCCTGCTCTTCGTGCTGCTCGCGCAGGTGGCGGTGCTCTTCCAGCTGTACGAGGCGTCGTGGGCGCGCGGCGCCTTCGCCGCCGTCGTCTCGGCGACCGCCGCGCGCCTCGCCCTCACCGTCGCCGCCCGCGACGGAGTGCCACCGGCGCGCCCCGAAGGGCTCGGCGCCGCCGTCGCCGGAGTGGTCCCGCGCGCCCGTGCGGCCGGGGTCGCCGTCCTCGTCGTGGCCGCCGCCGCGGGGGCCGGTCTGCTCTTCGGTCCCGCCGGTGCCGTGCGGGGCGCGGCGGCCGTCGTCCTCGCCCTCGGCGCCGCCGAGTTGCTGCTCCGGCACTGCGTCCGGCGGTTCGGCGGGGTCACCGGCGACGTCTTCGGCGGCCTCGCGGAGACAGCGGCGACCGGCACCCTGATCGTGCTCGCCCTGGGCTGA
- the lpdA gene encoding dihydrolipoyl dehydrogenase codes for MANDASTVFDLVILGGGSGGYAAALRGAQLGLDVALIEKNKLGGTCLHNGCIPTKALLHAGEIADQAREADQFGVKATFEGIDMAAVHKYKDDVISGLYKGLQGLVASRKVTYIEGEGKLSSPTSVDVNGQRVQGRHVLLATGSVPKSLPGLEIDGNRIISSDHGLTLDRVPKSAIILGGGVIGVEFASAWKSFGADVTVIEGLKHLVPVEDENSSKLLERAFRKRGIKFNLGTFFDKAEYTQDGVRVTLADGKTFEAEVLLVAIGRGPVSQGLGYEEQGVAMDRGYVLVDEYMQTNVPTISAVGDLVPTLQLAHVGFAEGMLVAERLAGLKTVPVDYDGVPRVTYCHPQVASVGITEAKAKEIYGADKVVALKYNLAGNGKSKILKTAGEIKLVQVKDGAVVGVHMVGDRMGEQVGEAQLIYNWEALPAEVAQLIHAHPTQNEALGEAHLALAGKPLHSHD; via the coding sequence GTGGCGAACGACGCCAGCACCGTTTTCGACCTAGTGATTCTCGGCGGCGGTAGCGGCGGTTACGCCGCGGCCCTGCGCGGAGCGCAGCTGGGCCTGGACGTCGCACTGATCGAGAAGAACAAGCTCGGCGGCACCTGCCTGCACAACGGCTGCATCCCCACGAAGGCGCTGCTGCACGCCGGCGAGATCGCCGACCAGGCGCGCGAGGCCGACCAGTTCGGCGTGAAGGCCACCTTCGAGGGCATCGACATGGCGGCCGTCCACAAGTACAAGGACGACGTGATCTCGGGCCTGTACAAGGGCCTGCAGGGTCTCGTCGCCTCCCGCAAGGTGACGTACATCGAGGGCGAGGGCAAGCTCTCCTCCCCGACCTCGGTCGACGTGAACGGTCAGCGTGTCCAGGGCCGCCACGTCCTCCTCGCGACCGGCTCCGTGCCGAAGTCGCTGCCGGGCCTGGAGATCGACGGCAACCGCATCATCTCCTCGGACCACGGCCTGACCCTGGACCGCGTGCCGAAGTCCGCGATCATCCTGGGCGGCGGCGTCATCGGCGTCGAGTTCGCCTCGGCGTGGAAGTCCTTCGGGGCCGACGTCACGGTCATCGAGGGCCTCAAGCACCTCGTGCCCGTCGAGGACGAGAACAGCTCCAAGCTTCTTGAGCGCGCGTTCCGCAAGCGCGGCATCAAGTTCAACCTCGGCACGTTCTTCGACAAGGCCGAGTACACGCAGGACGGCGTCCGCGTGACCCTCGCCGACGGCAAGACCTTCGAGGCCGAGGTCCTCCTGGTCGCCATCGGCCGGGGCCCGGTCTCGCAGGGCCTCGGCTACGAGGAGCAGGGCGTCGCCATGGACCGCGGCTACGTCCTCGTCGACGAGTACATGCAGACCAACGTCCCGACCATCTCGGCCGTGGGCGACCTGGTGCCGACCCTCCAGCTCGCGCACGTCGGCTTCGCCGAGGGCATGCTGGTGGCGGAGCGCCTGGCCGGTCTCAAGACCGTCCCGGTCGACTACGACGGCGTGCCCCGGGTGACGTACTGCCACCCCCAGGTCGCCTCCGTGGGCATCACCGAGGCCAAGGCCAAGGAGATCTACGGCGCGGACAAGGTCGTCGCCCTCAAGTACAACCTCGCGGGCAACGGCAAGAGCAAGATCCTCAAGACCGCGGGCGAGATCAAGCTCGTCCAGGTCAAGGACGGTGCCGTGGTCGGCGTCCACATGGTCGGCGACCGCATGGGCGAGCAGGTCGGCGAAGCCCAGCTGATCTACAACTGGGAGGCGCTGCCGGCCGAGGTGGCCCAGCTCATCCACGCCCACCCGACCCAGAACGAGGCGCTCGGCGAGGCCCACCTGGCCCTGGCGGGCAAGCCGCTGCACTCCCACGACTGA
- a CDS encoding helix-turn-helix transcriptional regulator yields the protein MRAARLIKMVLLLQARPSMTAAELAAELEVSERTITRDAQALSEAGVPVYADRGRTGGYRLIGGYRTRLTGLGRSEAEALFLSGVPGALREMGLADAASAARLKVSAALMPSLRDAPRTAAQRFHLDAPAWFRETPAPELLPAVADAVWDDRKVTARYRRQDTEVERELEPYGLVLKAGVWYLCARVPESGAYRVYRIDRFTAVAAGGERFARDEEFDLPGFWEERAEQFARAILRSRAVVRLSAAGVRQLPYATDRVVAREAMETAGEPDASGRVTVTLPVENEDVAYTQLMALGPEAEVLEPPGLRARFAEAAARAAALYR from the coding sequence ATGCGCGCCGCCCGCCTCATCAAGATGGTCCTGCTGCTCCAGGCCCGGCCTTCCATGACCGCCGCCGAGCTCGCCGCCGAGCTGGAGGTGTCCGAGCGGACGATCACGCGCGACGCGCAGGCGCTGTCCGAGGCGGGCGTCCCGGTCTACGCCGACCGGGGCCGCACCGGCGGCTACCGGCTGATCGGCGGCTACCGCACCCGCCTCACGGGGCTCGGCCGCAGCGAGGCGGAGGCGCTGTTCCTGTCCGGGGTGCCGGGCGCGCTGCGGGAGATGGGGCTCGCGGACGCTGCGTCGGCGGCCCGTCTGAAGGTGTCGGCGGCGCTCATGCCGTCGCTGCGGGACGCCCCGCGGACCGCCGCGCAGCGGTTTCATCTGGACGCGCCGGCCTGGTTCCGGGAGACGCCCGCCCCGGAGCTGCTGCCCGCCGTGGCGGACGCGGTCTGGGACGACCGGAAGGTGACCGCACGCTATCGCCGCCAGGACACCGAGGTGGAGCGGGAGTTGGAGCCGTACGGGCTCGTGCTGAAGGCCGGGGTCTGGTACCTGTGCGCGCGGGTGCCGGAGTCGGGGGCGTACCGCGTGTACCGCATCGACCGGTTCACGGCGGTCGCGGCGGGCGGCGAACGGTTCGCGCGGGACGAGGAGTTCGACCTGCCGGGGTTCTGGGAGGAGCGGGCCGAGCAGTTCGCGCGGGCGATCCTGCGGTCCCGTGCCGTGGTGCGGCTCTCGGCGGCGGGCGTACGGCAGCTGCCGTACGCCACCGACCGCGTCGTCGCGCGGGAGGCGATGGAGACGGCGGGCGAGCCGGACGCGTCGGGGCGGGTCACGGTCACGCTGCCCGTCGAGAACGAGGACGTGGCGTACACGCAGCTCATGGCGCTCGGCCCGGAGGCCGAGGTCCTGGAGCCGCCGGGGCTGCGCGCACGCTTCGCGGAGGCCGCCGCGAGGGCGGCGGCCCTCTACCGGTAG
- the aceE gene encoding pyruvate dehydrogenase (acetyl-transferring), homodimeric type, whose product MTDPSAIQPSELDQLPDRDPEETAEWQASLDAVTEAAGPHRAAYLMRRTLERAEGAGLALPKLLETDYVNTIPTSAEPAVDGDEEMERKITAWNRWNAAAMVTRGSKHGVGGHIATFASAAWLYETGFNHFFKGKEGDGSGDQLYIQGHASPGIYARAFLDGRLNETQLDNFRQEAGGNGLPSYPHPRRLPWLWEFPTVSMGLGPLSAIYQARFNRYLTNRGIKDVSASHVWAFLGDGEMDEPESTAALALAAREGLDNLTYVINCNLQRLDGPVRANFRVVQELEAQFRGAGWNVIKVLWGNAWDELFQLDTTGALVRRLREVPDAQFQTYATRDAAYIREHFFGAEPALVELGKLLSDDKISECFHLSRGGHEARKVYAAYRAALTHKGAPTVILAQTVKGFTLGKGFESKNANHQMKKLTVDEFKDMRDLLGLPIPDSDFVDGQVPYGHPGADSPEVRYLQERRAALGGPAPARRTQPLAPLPAPADKAFASFDKGSGSQSVATTMAFVRLVKDLVRDKTSGKRWVPIVPDEARTFGMESLFPSLGIYSPKGQTYEPVDRDQLMYYKEAKDGQILNEGITEAGSMADFIAASTSYATHGEAMIPFYIFYSMFGWQRTADQMWQLGDQLGRGFLVGATAGRTTLTGEGLQHADGHSPVIAATNPAALSYDPAFAYEIAAIVKEGLRRMYGEAHEGEDQNVFYYLTVYNEPMPQPAKPAGVDEGIVKGLYRFNTAESAGLSPAANASRIQLLGSGTAIHWTLAAQKMLAEEWGVAADVWSATSWTELRRDALEADEAILRGEERVPYIRTALEGAQGPVLAVSDYMRQVPDQIAQWVEQDYSSLGADGFGLSDTRDAARRHFGIDAESIVVAALAQLARRGEVPASAVKEARAKYGL is encoded by the coding sequence ATGACCGACCCCTCCGCAATCCAGCCGAGCGAGCTCGACCAGCTCCCGGACCGCGACCCCGAGGAGACCGCCGAATGGCAGGCCTCCCTGGACGCCGTCACCGAGGCGGCCGGGCCGCACCGTGCCGCATACCTCATGCGCCGCACGCTGGAGCGCGCCGAGGGCGCGGGCCTGGCGCTGCCCAAGCTGCTCGAGACCGACTACGTCAACACCATCCCCACCTCCGCCGAGCCGGCTGTCGACGGTGACGAGGAGATGGAGCGCAAGATCACGGCGTGGAACCGCTGGAACGCGGCCGCCATGGTCACGCGCGGCTCCAAGCACGGTGTCGGCGGCCACATCGCGACCTTCGCGTCCGCGGCCTGGCTGTACGAGACCGGCTTCAACCACTTCTTCAAGGGCAAGGAGGGCGATGGCTCCGGCGACCAGCTGTACATCCAGGGTCACGCCTCCCCCGGCATCTACGCCCGCGCCTTCCTCGACGGCCGCCTGAACGAGACGCAGCTCGACAACTTCCGCCAGGAGGCCGGCGGCAACGGCCTGCCCTCCTACCCGCACCCGCGCCGCCTGCCCTGGCTGTGGGAGTTCCCGACCGTCTCCATGGGTCTGGGCCCGCTCTCCGCCATCTACCAGGCGCGCTTCAACCGGTACCTCACCAACCGCGGCATCAAGGACGTCTCCGCCTCGCACGTGTGGGCGTTCCTCGGTGACGGCGAGATGGACGAGCCCGAGTCGACGGCGGCCCTCGCACTGGCCGCGCGTGAGGGCCTCGACAACCTCACGTACGTCATCAACTGCAACCTGCAGCGCCTCGACGGCCCGGTCCGCGCCAACTTCCGCGTGGTCCAGGAGCTGGAGGCCCAGTTCCGCGGTGCCGGCTGGAACGTCATCAAGGTCCTGTGGGGCAACGCCTGGGACGAGCTCTTCCAGCTCGACACCACTGGCGCCCTGGTCCGCCGCCTCCGCGAGGTGCCGGACGCGCAGTTCCAGACGTACGCGACGCGCGACGCCGCGTACATCCGCGAGCACTTCTTCGGTGCCGAGCCCGCCCTCGTCGAACTGGGCAAGCTGCTCAGCGACGACAAGATCAGCGAGTGCTTCCACCTCTCGCGCGGCGGCCACGAGGCCCGCAAGGTCTACGCGGCCTACCGTGCGGCGCTCACCCACAAGGGCGCGCCGACCGTGATCCTCGCGCAGACGGTCAAGGGCTTCACCCTCGGCAAGGGCTTCGAGTCCAAGAACGCCAACCACCAGATGAAGAAGCTGACGGTGGACGAGTTCAAGGACATGCGCGACCTGCTCGGTCTGCCGATCCCGGACAGCGACTTCGTCGACGGCCAGGTGCCCTACGGCCACCCCGGCGCCGACTCCCCCGAGGTCCGCTACCTCCAGGAGCGCCGTGCCGCGCTCGGCGGTCCGGCCCCGGCCCGCCGCACGCAGCCGCTCGCGCCGCTGCCCGCCCCGGCCGACAAGGCGTTCGCCTCGTTCGACAAGGGTTCCGGTTCGCAGTCGGTGGCGACGACCATGGCGTTCGTGCGCCTGGTCAAGGACCTCGTGCGCGACAAGACGTCCGGCAAGCGCTGGGTGCCGATCGTCCCCGACGAGGCGCGCACCTTCGGCATGGAGTCGCTCTTCCCGTCGCTCGGCATCTACTCGCCGAAGGGCCAGACGTACGAGCCGGTCGACCGCGACCAGCTGATGTACTACAAGGAGGCCAAGGACGGCCAGATCCTCAACGAGGGGATCACCGAGGCCGGTTCGATGGCGGACTTCATCGCCGCGTCCACGTCGTACGCGACGCACGGCGAAGCGATGATCCCGTTCTACATCTTCTACTCGATGTTCGGCTGGCAGCGCACGGCCGACCAGATGTGGCAGCTCGGCGACCAGCTCGGCCGCGGCTTCCTCGTCGGCGCCACCGCGGGCCGCACGACGCTGACGGGTGAGGGTCTGCAGCACGCGGACGGCCACTCGCCGGTGATCGCGGCCACCAACCCGGCGGCTCTCTCCTACGACCCGGCGTTCGCGTACGAGATCGCCGCGATCGTCAAGGAGGGTCTGCGCCGCATGTACGGCGAGGCCCACGAGGGCGAAGACCAGAACGTCTTCTACTACCTCACGGTCTACAACGAGCCCATGCCGCAGCCCGCGAAGCCCGCGGGTGTCGACGAGGGCATCGTCAAGGGCCTGTACCGCTTCAACACGGCGGAGTCCGCGGGCCTCTCCCCCGCTGCCAACGCCTCGCGCATCCAGCTGCTCGGTTCGGGTACGGCCATCCACTGGACCCTCGCCGCGCAGAAGATGCTCGCCGAGGAGTGGGGCGTGGCCGCCGACGTGTGGTCCGCGACCTCATGGACGGAGCTGCGCCGTGACGCGCTGGAGGCCGACGAGGCCATCCTGCGCGGTGAGGAGCGCGTCCCGTACATCCGTACGGCGCTGGAGGGCGCGCAGGGCCCGGTCCTGGCCGTCTCCGACTACATGCGTCAGGTCCCCGACCAGATCGCGCAGTGGGTCGAGCAGGACTACTCCTCGCTCGGTGCGGACGGCTTCGGTCTGTCCGACACGCGTGACGCGGCCCGCCGTCACTTCGGCATCGACGCGGAGTCGATCGTCGTCGCCGCGCTGGCGCAGCTCGCCCGCCGCGGCGAGGTGCCGGCCTCGGCGGTGAAGGAGGCGCGGGCCAAGTACGGCCTGTAG
- a CDS encoding SDR family oxidoreductase, with protein sequence METTQNLTGKIALVAGATRGAGRAMAVELGRAGATVYVTGRTTRTHTSEIGRGTETIEGTAERVDAAGGRGIAVPTDHLESEQVAALVDRIDREQGRLDILVNDIWGGDIHVEWDKKMWEHDLDKGLRILRLGIETHIVTSHHALPLLTRNPGGLVVEVTDGTAEYNGPNYRKPFYYDLAKAAPLRMARDLAEELKEYGCTALCLTPGWLRSEAMLDTYFKVTEDDWLAGTEQNPHFAISETPTFVGRALVALAGDPDVARHNGKSLSSGGLAKEYGFTDVDGSAPDAWRYLTEVDQESRTADVTGYR encoded by the coding sequence ATGGAGACCACGCAGAACCTGACCGGAAAGATCGCTCTCGTCGCGGGCGCCACCCGCGGCGCCGGCCGCGCCATGGCCGTGGAGCTCGGCCGCGCCGGAGCCACCGTCTACGTCACGGGCCGCACCACCCGTACGCACACCAGCGAGATCGGCCGCGGCACCGAGACCATCGAGGGGACCGCCGAACGCGTCGACGCGGCGGGCGGCCGGGGCATCGCCGTCCCCACCGACCACCTGGAATCCGAGCAGGTGGCCGCCCTGGTCGACCGGATCGACCGCGAGCAGGGCCGCCTCGACATCCTCGTCAACGACATCTGGGGCGGCGACATCCACGTCGAGTGGGACAAGAAGATGTGGGAGCACGACCTCGACAAGGGGCTGCGCATCCTGCGCCTCGGCATCGAGACCCACATCGTCACCAGCCACCACGCGCTGCCGCTGCTCACCAGGAACCCCGGCGGCCTCGTCGTCGAGGTCACCGACGGCACCGCCGAGTACAACGGCCCCAACTACCGCAAGCCCTTCTACTACGACCTCGCGAAGGCGGCGCCGCTGCGCATGGCCCGCGACCTCGCCGAGGAGCTCAAGGAGTACGGCTGCACCGCGCTCTGCCTCACCCCGGGCTGGCTGCGCTCGGAGGCGATGCTCGACACCTACTTCAAGGTGACCGAGGACGACTGGCTGGCGGGCACCGAGCAGAACCCGCACTTCGCGATCTCCGAGACACCGACGTTCGTGGGCCGCGCCCTCGTCGCCCTCGCCGGTGATCCGGATGTCGCACGCCACAACGGGAAGTCGCTCTCCAGCGGCGGCCTCGCCAAGGAGTACGGGTTCACGGACGTCGACGGCTCGGCGCCGGACGCCTGGCGTTACCTCACGGAGGTCGACCAGGAGAGCAGGACGGCGGACGTCACCGGCTACCGGTAG
- the sucB gene encoding 2-oxoglutarate dehydrogenase, E2 component, dihydrolipoamide succinyltransferase, with the protein MAVSVSLPALGESVTEGTVTRWLKAEGERVEADEPLLEVSTDKVDTEIPSPAAGILASIKVAEDETVEVGAELAVIDDGSGDAGGSAAPAQAEAPAAPAQEEAPKQEEAPAQAEAPAAPAPSGGSAEGTEVTLPALGESVTEGTVTRWLKEVGEEVAADEPLLEVSTDKVDTEIPSPVAGVLLEIVVGEDETAEVGAKLAVIGAPGAAPAQAEAPAPAAPAKEEAPAPAPAAPAQPAAPAAPAAAPAAPAQPAAAAPAPAQPAAPAKPAPAQPAPAAPAAPAQASPADDGAYVTPLVRKLANENGVNLSEVTGSGVGGRIRKQDVIAAAEAKKSAPAPAAAAAPAAASKAPALEVSPLRGQTVKMTRMRKVIGDNMMKALHSQAQLTSVVEVDITKLMKLRAKAKDSFAAREGVKLSPMPFFVKAAAQALKAHPVINARINEDEGTITYFDSENIGIAVDAEKGLMTPVIKGAGDLNIAGISKKTAELAGKARGGGLTPDDMSGATFTISNTGSRGALFDTVIVPPNQAAILGIGATVKRPVVINHPDLGETIAVRDMTYLSLSYDHRLVDGADAARYLTAVKAILEAGEFEVELGL; encoded by the coding sequence ATGGCGGTTTCCGTATCCCTTCCGGCGCTCGGCGAGAGCGTCACCGAGGGCACTGTCACCCGTTGGCTGAAGGCCGAGGGCGAGCGCGTCGAGGCCGACGAGCCGCTGCTCGAGGTGTCGACCGACAAGGTCGACACCGAGATCCCCTCCCCGGCCGCCGGCATCCTGGCGTCCATCAAGGTCGCCGAGGACGAGACCGTCGAGGTCGGCGCCGAGCTCGCCGTCATCGACGACGGCTCGGGCGACGCGGGTGGCTCGGCCGCCCCGGCGCAGGCCGAGGCCCCGGCCGCCCCCGCGCAGGAGGAGGCCCCGAAGCAGGAGGAGGCCCCGGCCCAGGCCGAGGCGCCCGCCGCCCCGGCCCCGTCCGGCGGTTCCGCCGAGGGCACCGAGGTCACCCTGCCCGCGCTCGGCGAGTCCGTCACCGAGGGCACCGTCACCCGCTGGCTGAAGGAGGTCGGCGAGGAGGTCGCGGCCGACGAGCCCCTCCTGGAGGTCTCGACGGACAAGGTCGACACCGAGATCCCCTCGCCGGTCGCGGGCGTGCTGCTCGAGATCGTCGTCGGTGAGGACGAGACCGCCGAGGTCGGCGCCAAGCTCGCCGTCATCGGTGCGCCCGGTGCCGCTCCGGCGCAGGCCGAGGCCCCGGCACCGGCCGCCCCGGCCAAGGAGGAGGCCCCGGCTCCGGCTCCGGCCGCCCCCGCGCAGCCCGCGGCCCCGGCCGCTCCGGCCGCCGCCCCCGCCGCCCCGGCCCAGCCCGCCGCTGCCGCCCCGGCTCCGGCTCAGCCCGCGGCTCCGGCCAAGCCCGCCCCAGCCCAGCCGGCTCCGGCCGCGCCCGCCGCCCCGGCGCAGGCCTCCCCGGCCGACGACGGTGCGTACGTGACGCCGCTGGTCCGCAAGCTGGCCAACGAGAACGGCGTGAACCTCTCCGAGGTCACCGGTTCCGGTGTCGGCGGCCGCATCCGCAAGCAGGACGTCATCGCCGCCGCCGAGGCCAAGAAGTCGGCCCCGGCTCCGGCCGCCGCCGCTGCCCCGGCAGCCGCTTCGAAGGCCCCGGCCCTCGAGGTCTCGCCGCTCCGCGGCCAGACGGTCAAGATGACCCGCATGCGCAAGGTCATCGGCGACAACATGATGAAGGCCCTGCACTCGCAGGCCCAGCTGACCTCGGTCGTCGAGGTCGACATCACCAAGCTGATGAAGCTGCGCGCCAAGGCGAAGGACTCCTTCGCGGCCCGCGAGGGCGTCAAGCTCTCGCCGATGCCGTTCTTCGTCAAGGCCGCCGCCCAGGCGCTGAAGGCCCACCCGGTCATCAACGCCCGGATCAACGAGGACGAAGGCACCATCACGTACTTCGACTCGGAGAACATCGGCATCGCCGTGGACGCCGAGAAGGGTCTGATGACCCCGGTCATCAAGGGTGCGGGCGACCTGAACATCGCCGGCATCTCGAAGAAGACCGCGGAGCTCGCCGGCAAGGCGCGTGGCGGTGGCCTCACCCCGGACGACATGTCCGGCGCCACCTTCACGATCTCCAACACCGGTTCGCGCGGCGCCCTGTTCGACACGGTCATCGTGCCGCCGAACCAGGCCGCGATCCTCGGCATCGGTGCCACGGTCAAGCGCCCGGTCGTCATCAACCACCCGGACCTGGGCGAGACCATCGCCGTCCGTGACATGACGTACCTGTCGCTCTCCTACGACCACCGTCTGGTGGACGGCGCGGACGCCGCCCGCTACCTGACCGCGGTCAAGGCGATCCTGGAGGCCGGCGAGTTCGAGGTCGAGCTCGGCCTGTAG